The DNA sequence GTCGATTTCTGTGGACGCGGTGAATGGTTCAACCTGCACATCCTATGGAATCATGAACGCTGTAGGAGACGCTCTTTCGGATGCCGTCGAATCCGGAAGTCTTGCGGAAATAGAAAATCCCGAGCTTTCTGGAAAATGCAGTGGAAAGGGAATGCCCCGCGGAAACAAGCATTCTTTTTATTTATACATTTTTTCAATTGAAGCCTGGACCTCTTCGTTTGCAAGAAACTCGTCAAAGTCCCCCACTCGGTCGTAAACGCCCGACGGTGTAAGCTCAATAACTCTATTTGAAATAGATTCAACAAACTTGTGGTCGTGTGATGAAAACAGCAATATCTCGTTAAAACTCTGGAGTCCATCATTCACAGCTTGTATTGATTCCAGATCAAGATGGTTTGTGGGCTCATCCAGAATCAGCACATTCGATCCCGAAAGCATCATCTTCGAGAACATGCATCTTACCTTTTCTCCTCCGGAAAGAACCGGAACCTTTTTCATAGGCTCCTCTCCTGAGAAAAGCATTCTCCCTAGAAATCCCCTTATGAAACTTTCTTCTTTTTCTTCGGAAAACTGCCTGAGCCAGTCTATAAGATTAATGTCCACGTCCTCGAACCACTTGGCATTGTCATTGGGCAAATATGCCTGACTTGTAGTGACTCCCCACTTGAATTTACCCTCATCCGCTTCCATTTCTCCAGCGAGAATCTTGAAAAGGGTCGTAACTGCCACCTTGTTCTTAGAAACGAATATGACCTTGTCGTTCTTGTTTAAAGTAAAGGAAATATCATCTAGCACCTTGGCCCCATCGACTGTTTTGGTGAGACCTTCTACAAAGAGTATGTCCTTCCCTGTTTCACGGTTGGGCTTGAACCCAACGAATGGATATCGTCTGGATGAAGGAACTATGTCCTCAACATTTATCTTGTCCAAAAGCTTCTTTCTCGAAGTCGCTTGCTTTGCCTTCGATGCATTGGAGCTGAACCTGGCTATGAACTTTTCAAGTTCCTTTATTTTTTCCTCGCTCTTCTTGTTCTGGTCCTTCATGAGCTTTAATGCCAGCTGGCTCGACTCGTACCAGAAATCATAGTTTCCCACAAAGAGATGCACCTTTCCAAAATCTACATCCACCATGTGTGTACAGACCATGTTTAGGAAATGCCTGTCATGGGATACTACTACCACGG is a window from the Peptostreptococcaceae bacterium genome containing:
- a CDS encoding ATP-binding cassette domain-containing protein, translating into MLSVTNLSLRFSDRKLFDDVNLKFTKGNCYGVIGANGAGKSTLLRILEGELEPTAGDVFITPGERLAVLRQDHFAYDDESVIDTVIMGHERLRQIMAEKDALYAKEDFSEKDGIKAAELEGEFAEMNGWDAETDAEKLLVGLGIMKDAHGLLMRELAGGEKVKVLLAQALFGNPDILLMDEPTNHLDFTAINWLEEFLINYENTVVVVSHDRHFLNMVCTHMVDVDFGKVHLFVGNYDFWYESSQLALKLMKDQNKKSEEKIKELEKFIARFSSNASKAKQATSRKKLLDKINVEDIVPSSRRYPFVGFKPNRETGKDILFVEGLTKTVDGAKVLDDISFTLNKNDKVIFVSKNKVAVTTLFKILAGEMEADEGKFKWGVTTSQAYLPNDNAKWFEDVDINLIDWLRQFSEEKEESFIRGFLGRMLFSGEEPMKKVPVLSGGEKVRCMFSKMMLSGSNVLILDEPTNHLDLESIQAVNDGLQSFNEILLFSSHDHKFVESISNRVIELTPSGVYDRVGDFDEFLANEEVQASIEKMYK
- a CDS encoding FMN-binding protein, with amino-acid sequence MKDNVISVIDILSHNEHGSSYYMPAMDKVPPEEIIESQSISVDAVNGSTCTSYGIMNAVGDALSDAVESGSLAEIENPELSGKCSGKGMPRGNKHSFYLYIFSIEAWTSSFARNSSKSPTRS